Part of the Virgibacillus necropolis genome, TTGTATCGAATTATTTACATGACAAAATAAAAATTGGTAGTACCCTTCCAATTACCGCACCATCAGGTGATTTTATCTTGGATCAAACAAATGATAGTCCACTGGTTTTGATTAGCGGTGGTGTAGGCCTAACACCAATGATGAGCATGCTGGGAACTGTCGTGAAGCAGCAGCCGGAGCGCATGGTATATTTTATCCATGCTGCACAATCTAGTAACGTCCATGCAATGCATAGTGCTGTAAAAGAAATTAGCCATAGATATAATCAGGTTTCATCCTACGTTATTTATGGGCACCCAACATATGAAGACAAATTAATAAAGAATCACGATAAAGAAGGCTATATCGATGACGAATGGTTAACAAAGATTCTTCCAACCTATGATGCTTCCTTCTATTTCTGTGGGCCAGCACCATTTATGCGAACAGTATATCAATTGTTAAAAGGTCACCAAGTCGATGAGAGTAATATTAATTATGAATTTTTCGGCCCAGCATCAAGCATAACTGGATGATGCTTTTAATAAATTGCTAGTTCCGAGTTAGGTTAACTTGAAAAATTAGAGGAAAGTGATATGATTATCAAATATTATAGGTTCGGATATATTGAAAACTAGCCTGAAGCGATGCTATAAATCATGTATAATAAAAAAATGGGAAGGCTCGTCAAAATGGCCTTCCTTCTTTTGTTTTTTGTTAAATTAAATGTTGAAAATAAATCGTTTACTAGGGTGTTAGAAAGCTAGAAAAGGGGGATAGTTGTTCTTATTTAGAAGGACAATACACCATGAAAATCATCAGAATCATTATCCAGATAGCGGTTTTATATGCCATTTCCTTTATTGGAGAAGTTCTACACGATTATCTCCATATACCACTTCCGGGAAGTATTATTGGACTCCTATTGTTATTAGTTGGTTTATCCTTAAAAATTATCCCTGCTAAATGGATTGAAAACGGAGCTGGATTTATACTAGCTTATTTGCCTATATTTTTTATACCTGCTACGGTTGGAGTCATGAATTACCCTTCCTTATTTTCTTGGAGCGGCGTTGTGTTAATAGCGGTAGTTGTTTGTAGCACCATTGTCACCATGATAGCAGCAGGAACAATGGGTCAATTCCACGAAAGACTAAGTCAGAAAAGATTGGAGAAGAAGAAATGCAACAAACAGTTTACGCAATCATCATGATCCTTCTAACTGTCGGTGTCTTTTTAGTGATGAGACGATTATATATACGTTTCCCTTTTCAACTTTTACTCCCTATGCTGACTTCCACTGTCTTAATTATATCTATTTTGCTATTATTCCATATTTCATACGAAGACTATATGGTTGGTGGAGAATGGATTAATACTTTTTTGGGTCCAGCTGTTGTTTCGCTTGCTTATCCCTTATATAAACAACGAAAAGTATTAGTGACATATATATTTCCCATATTAAGTGGTGTTTTTGCGGGAATATGTAGTGCCATGGTTAGTGGACTTTTATTTGCTAAAGTCCTAGGGGTTGATCGAAGCCTGATTCTTTCTCTTATCCCTAAATCTATTACAACACCTGTGGCAATCCAAGTTTCTTCCGTCATAGGGGGCGTCCCTTCCATCACGGTCGTTTTTGTCATGATAGCGGGATTTACTGGTGTCATCTTAGGACCCTTTATTTTCAAATGGACTCGAATTCAAAGTTCATTAGGGAGAGGAATTGCGTTTGGTAGTGCCTCTCACGCCATTGGTACGTCAAAGGCTTTTGAATATGGTGAATTAACTGTCTCGATGAGTTCGGTTGCCATGACCTTGAGCGCGATATTTGGTTCTGTTATAGGACCGTTATTTGTGTGGTTGTTTCATATTTAATAATTAGAAATATGTTAAAGTAAAAGAGAGTTTCCTTTAAAAGTTTAAGCACTTGCGCTTTTTATAATAGAAGAGCGTGTTCAAAAAGGAGGATAAAAAGGACCGAGTCGTCTAAAGTCGCAACGTCCTGTTGCAACGCCGACACTAGCACGTCCTGTGCGTCGAAAGTTCGAGGCAGCGTAGCTTTGAGTCCCGGAACGTATGGTCTTAATACGTGAGGAGACGATCTAGCACGCAGGAAAAGCGTTCTCCTTTTCCAAGGAACGGAAAAGCAAGCTAACGAAGAAATTCGATGTGTCATTTTTACCGGACTTTTTGAACATCCTCTAGAAAGGGTTTTTTAAATGAGTAAAACGGTTGTATTAGCAGAGAAACCTTCAGTTGGACGTGATATCGCACGTGTCCTGAATTGTACTAAAAAAGGTAATGGCTATATGGAGGGTCCTTCCTATATTGTTACATGGGCTCTTGGCCATTTAGTTACGCTCGCAGATCCAGAAATATATGATGATAAATATAAAACATGGAAGCTTGATGATTTACCAATGCTTCCGCCTCATTTAAAGCTTGTTGTGATGAAAAAAACGGGTAAGCAGTTTAATGCGGTAAAAACGCAGCTTAATCGTAACGACGTAAGTGAAATTGTTATTGCAACAGATGCTGGACGAGAAGGTGAACTTGTTGCCAGATGGATTTTGGAAAAAGCACGTGTGAAAAAGCCTGTAAAGCGTCTGTGGATTTCGTCTGTAACAGACAAGGCGATAAAAGATGGGTTCAAACAGTTAAAACCAGGCGACCGCTATTTGAATTTATTTGACGCAGCAGTGGCTCGGTCAGAAGCGGATTGGTATGTTGGCTTGAATGCGACTCGTGCATTGACTACAAAACATAATGCTCAGTTGTCTGGCGGACGGGTACAAACGCCAACACTTGCCATGATTCAAGCACGTGAGAATGAGATCAAAGCATTTAAGCCACAACAGTTTTATGGTATCCAAGCGGTTACGGATAAAGGGCTAAAATTCACTTGGGTGGACGTGAAAAATAATAATCGAATGTTTGCTAAAGACAAGGCCGATTCAGTTTTGCAAAAAGTAAAGAACAAAGCTGCTACAATTGTCTCGGTTGAAAAAACACATAAGAAAAAATATGCAGCACAATTATACGATTTAACCGAGCTTCAACGAGACGCAAACCGGATCTTCAATTTTTCCGGAAAACAAACCTTATCAATCATGCAAAAATTGTATGAGCGGCATAAAGCATTAACCTATCCACGAACAGATTCACGGGTGATTTCATCGGATATTGTACCGACTTTGAAAGACCGAGTAAAGGCATGTGGTATTGACCAATATGCACGTTTTGCTAGCAAGGTATTAAATCGCGAGTTTAAGCTTTCTAAAACTGTTGTCGATAATGCGAAAGTATCGGATCACCATGCCATCATTCCAACCGAACAATCTGTTGTTTTGGAGGATCTAGATGATAAGGAACGAAAGATTTATGATTTAGTCGTGAAACGGTTCCTTGCAGTGTTGTCTGCCCCGCATGAATATGAGCAAACATCAGTGGAAGCGAAGATTGGTGAAGAAAGGTTTACTGCAAAAGGTAAACGTGTGACCAAACAAGGCTGGAAAGAAATTTATGATAACCGGTTTGACGATGATGACGAAGCAGATCAAACACTGCCAAAATTAGCAAAAGGGGATACGTTTGATAAAATAAAAGTTTCCCAAACGACTGGAGAAACAAAACCACCTGAGCGTTTTACGGAAGGTGGATTATTGCAAGCTATGGAAAACCCAGTTCGCTATATGAGTTCTGATGAGAAGCATTTAGCGGGAAGTCTGACAAAAACTGGTGGTCTAGGAACTGTGGCAACTCGTGCAGATATCATCGAGAAGCTTTTCAACGGCCAATATATGGATAAAAAAGGAAAACATCTATTTTTAACATCAAAAGGAAAACAGTTACTTGATCTAGTGCCAGAAGATTTACGCTCACCAGCACTCACAGCTGAGTGGGAGCAAAAGCTTGGCTTGATTGCAGATGGTAAGCTGAAAAAGGATGCATTTATTGCTGAGATGAAAGGCTATACAAAAGAAGTTGTGCAAGAAATCAAAGGTACAGACGCGTCATTCAAGCATGATAATATGACCGGAACCAAATGTCCCGATTGTGGCAAGTTAATGCTTGAGATTGATAATAAGAATGGAAGAATGCTTGTTTGCCAAGATCGATCCTGTGGACATAAAAAGAACATTGCCAAGCGAACGAATGCAAGATGCCCGAATTGTCATAAGCGACTTGAGCTACGCGGAGAAGGCGAAGGACAAATGTTCACATGCAAGTGTGGCCACCGCGAGAAACTTTCTACTTTTAATAAACGGAAAGAACAAGAGAAAAAGCATAAAGTATCTAAAAAAGATGTTAATAAATATTTGAAGAAAAATGATGACGATGGGTTTAAAAACAATGCCTTGGCCGATGCGTTGGCGAAGTTGAAGAAATAAAGTTATCTAGAAGATTTCCTGCTAAAAATTGCGGGGAGTCTTTTTTTGATTTAATTCTTGCTGGCAAAAGGAGGAGTTTGAGTTGATTATTGGAAGTTAAAAAACTGCATGCTTATAATCAAAAACCTTTTGCTTATCTAAAGTAATAGGGTTTCGTTTACTTTTGTAAATTTTGTAAGTTTCACCTTTTTCTAATATTATGGTAAATTAAATAGTAGTTCAGTCCTCAAGGAGTTGTCATACATAATGAAAACGGTTAGCTTACAGACAAAAATATTAGGTTTAATTATAACATTAGTTTTATTAGTGACGATTTTTCTTACGGGAATTATAGCTTACATAGAATCAGAAGAAACTTCAGAAAATATAGGGAAGCGTGCCTTACAGGTGGCAACAACAATATCATTTATGCCTTCAATCAGAAATGCTTATAAACTGGATCAACCTCAAACGGTCATCCAGCCGATTGCAGAGAAGATTAGAAAAAAAGTTGGCGCGGAATTTATAGTAATAGGAAATGCAGAGAGTATTAGGTATTCGCATCCAGATGAATGGAAATTAGGCAAGCGTATGGTGGGTGGAGATAACGCGAGAGCCCTAGTTCAGGGCGAATATTATACTTCTCGTGCAATAGGTAGCTTAGGACCATCACTACGGGGTAAAGCACCAATCTTTAATGAACAAGGGACAATAATTGGAATAGTTTCCGTGGGGTTTCTGGTAGAGGATATTAAATCAATCGTCTTTGATAAATTAGTAAAAATTAGTAGTATTTCTCTGGCAGTGCTATTTTTCGGTATACTGGGTGGTGTTTTATTAGCTCGCAATATTCGAAAAGATACAATGGGACTGGAGCCGCACGAAATTGCATCGTTATACCGTGATCGAAATGCCATTTTGCTTTCTATTAAGGAAGGTATCATTGCCATTGATAACAAAGGTTATATCACCATGATGAATCACTCAGCAAAAAGCATATTAGGGTTCACTGACGATAACCAATTAAAGAAGATAGAAGATGTCTTCCATAATACTAAAATGTATGAAGTTCTTAAAAGTGGTATCGGTAATAAAGATGAAGAGATGATTTTACGTGATCGAACAGTTATTGTGAATCGGACCCCCATTACTGAAGATAATGAGGTAGTGGGTGTTGTAGCAAGCTTTCGTGATAAAACAGAAATAAATGAAATGCTGAACGCCTTATCTGAAGTTAGAAGGTATTCGGAGGATCTGCGAGCACAGACGCATGAATTTACGAATAAATTATACGTTTTATCTGGATTGTTACAATTGAAGCACTATGACGAAGCAATCGAATTGATTCAAAAGGAATCTGCATTCCATTTAAACCAAAATAAGGTAGTCCTTGAACAAATTAAAGATAAAACAGTACAAGCAATTTTATTAGGTAAAATAAGTAAAGCATCCGAAAAAAAGGTGGATTTTCTTATTGACGAAAATTCCTCATTAAATGTGGTACCAAAAAACATTGATATGATAAAGTTAATAACAATACTAGGGAATTTAATAGATAATGCTTTCGAAGCTGTTGAAAATAACACCTTAAAAAAAGTGACCTTTTTCGCTACAGATATAGGTACAGATATTATATTTGATATCTCAGATAATGGAGTAGGGATAGCAGAAGAAAATATTGATACTATATTCGAAACAGGATTTTCTACTAAACAAGCATTTGATCGCGGTTATGGATTGGCATCCGTTAAAGATATTGTGGAAGAGTTGCACGGTGGAATTGAAGTCTCTAATCAAAACGATGGTGGAGCAGTTTTTTCTGTTTTTATACCAAAAAGTTTAAATGAGTAATAAGGTAGGTGACAAAGACAAAATGATAGATATATTAATTGCTGAAGATGATTACCGAGTTGGCAATATCCACGCGGAGTTTTTATCTAAAATAGCTGATGTTAAGGTAGTAGGTAAGGCATTGAACGGAAAGGAAACGTTGGAGTTAATAGAAAACCTCTCAGTCGATTTAATTTTACTAGATATTTTTATGCCAGATATATTAGGTACAGAACTTATTCGTCATATCCGTGATTCAAAGCCAAATATAGATATTATTATGATTTCAGCTGCGACAGATAAGTCAACGGTTGAGGAAGCTATACGTAGTGGCATATTTGATTATATTATTAAACCTGTTAAAATGGACCGGTTTATCGAAACGATTGAAAAATATAAGCATAGTAGAAAAATATTGAATAGAAAAGCAGAAGTTGATCAATCATTCTTAGATGATTATTTTGGACATCAGCACCATGAGATACATACTACTAAGAATACACCAAAAGGAATCGATCCTTTAACGTTAGAAAAAGTAAAAGAAATAATGGAAGAAAATAGATCAGGGACTACTGCAGAAGAGATGGGTTTTAAAATTGGTGCTTCAAGAACAACAGCTAGACGATACTTGGAATATCTAATTTCAATCGGTGTCTGTACGGCCCAATTAGAGTATGGAATTGTTGGAAGGCCTGAACGTAAATATCTTATGAATAAAAAAACATCTTGATTTAAAAACTTGATGTTTTTTTATTTTGCATAGTTTTAAGACAAGGCTTTTTTGACCGTGGTGAACAAAATGAACAAAATAAACAGAAGAGTTATTTTGCTGTTTATTTTGAAAACGGTTACATATCAGAAAAATTACATTACAGTAATAATCAATACCAATGATATTATTCATTGGAAAAAAATAAGGGGGAAATTAGTAGTGAACAAATTATTGTTATTTTTAGTGTTAGGCTTCTTAATGATTTTTACAGCAGCATGTTCCGACAGTGGTGAAAAAGCGAGCGGTTCAGATTCGGGTTCAGATTCAAATAGTGAATGGACTCCAGAAAAACCGATTGAAATTGTATCACCTTCAGGAGCAGGTGGTGGTTGGGATACCACTGCAAGAATGGTAGGGAAAACATTCAATGAAACAGGAATCATCGAACAAGATATTGGCATAGTCAACAAGCCAGGTGGCGGTGGCGCTGTTGGTTGGGCGTATGTACATGGGAAAGAAGGAAATGCAACAAACCTATTCATTTCATCACCACCAATCTTATTAGTCCCATTGAATGGTCAATCGGAATATGGTCATGAAGATTTTACACCTCTTGCCAATGTGATTGCGGATTATGCAGCATTTGCAGTTGCAGCTGATGCGAAATGGGATAATTTAAATGAGTTATTTGAAGATATGAAAAAAGATCCATCTAGTATCACCGTAATCGGGGCATCATCTCCAGGTAGTATGGATCATATTCAGTTCGTCAAAATTGCAAAAGCAGCTGGGGTTGATGTAACAAAAATTAAATATGTATCTGACCAAGACGGCGGTGCATTAACATCATTGTTAAACGGCAGTGTTGATGTTTATTCTACTGGTGTCGCAGAAACGGTAGAACAGGTTAAAGCAGGTAAGATTAAGGTTTTAGGGGTAACATCTGAAGAGCGTTTAGAGGGAGAAGTTCTATCCGATTTCCCTACTGCAAAAGAACAAGGAATAGATGCAACATTTGTGAATTGGCGTGGATTTTTTGGGCCACCAAATATGGATAAAGCAGCAGTTGAATTCTATGAGAAAAAGTTTAAAGAGCTAAGTGAATCGGATGAATTCGCTGAAATCCGTAAAAAGTATGGCTGGAGTGAAATGTACATGGATAGTGAAGAGTATAAAGCATTTTTAGATAAAGAAAAGGAAGAAATTAAAATGTTGTTAGAAGAATTGGGTCTATCTAAGTAAAGTAGAAATAGGTGAGTCAATGACCATAATCATTGGCTCTACTTTTTAGAAGGTGGTGTACGTATGTTTCATACATTAAATAAAAAGGTTTCCATTTTTTTAATTCTGTCAGGTATTTTTTATCTTGTTTTAAGTTTTGGACTACCATCCTATGAATATGTTCCTGTTGATGCTGATATCGTGCCAATAGGTCTTGGTATAGTATTAATTATCTTATCCATAATTCTCTACTTTGTTAAAGATCAGGAGAAGAAGGAAAATGATGACCGAATTTCCAAAAGTGAATTACCTGTCATCCTTGGAGTAATAGGTTTTATTATTCTTTATATTTTCTTCCTTGAAATTATCGGTTTTATTATTACGACCGTTTTATTTCTTTTTATTTGCTCATTATTTCTTGGATATAAGAAACACTTTATTAATGCGATTATATCGCTTAGTATTCCAATATTAATCTACTTATTATTTGATTCATTTTTACAAATTCAACTACCTACGGGAATTTTACCATTTTAATAAATTCTTTTAGACATGTAAGTATAAAGGAGGCAACAACATGGATGTATTTCAAGGATTGGCTCAGGGTTTTCAAGTTGCCCTTAGTTTTGAAGGATTATTGTTTGTATTAATTGGAGTTGTTGTCGGCACAGTTATTGGAATGATTCCTGGACTTGGGCCGATTACTGCGATTGCAGTTATGATTCCAATAACATATGGAATGGATCCAGCTATTGCTTTGTTATTAATGGCTGGGGTTTACTATGGTGCTGCATATGGCGGGGCAGCTTCATCAATATTATTAAATGCACCTGGGGTATCAGAAGCGGTTGCCACAACATTTGACGGGTATCCAATGGCAAAGCAAGGTAAAGCAGGAAAAGCATTAGCGATTGCCGCAATTGGATCTTTTGTCGGTGGAACAATCAGTATTATTTTTCTATCTTTTCTGGCTCCATTGCTTTCAAAAGTAGCTGTATCCTTTGGTCCCCCAGAATACTTTGCTTTGATGCTAATGGGATTAACTGCTATAGCAAGTCTTTCCGATGGTTCAACAGTTAAAGCACTTATTGCAGGTACAATTGGCCTAATGATTGCTACAATCGGAATTGATGCACAAACTGGAACGCCTCGTTTTACATTTGGAAATCCGCATCTCCTAGAAGGTATCGACTTTCTTGTCATTGCATTGGGGTTGTTCGCACTTGCTGAAGTAACGGCACTTATTAAGAATAGAAAAGAGAAAATGGATAGTATGCATAATGTTGGTAGTCTTAAACTTTCAAAAAGTGACTATAAGGAATTAGCGCCTACTATGGGCAGACAGTCTGTTCTTGGCTTTCTTGTAGGTATTTTACCAGGGGCTGGCGGGACAATCTCTTCCTTTCTTGGTTATATAAGTGAAAAGAAATTCTCTAAAAATCCTGAGGAATTTGGTAAAGGTTCAATGCGAGGAGTTGCTGCTCCGGAAACGGCTAATAATGCCGCGTCGACTGGTGCCTTTGTACCATTATTAAGCCTTGGAATTCCTGGTTCAGGGACAACAGCAGTTATGCTTGGAGCTTTAATCGTACTTGGGATACAGCCTGGGCCGTTGTTAATGACGGAACACCCTGATGTTTTCTATGGTGTTATTGCAAGTATGTATATCGGTAATATTCTATTATTAATTCTGAACTTACCACTTATTCCATACCTTGCTAAAATTCTACTTGTACCAAGGCAGTTATTAATCTCGCTTGTTATTGTATTTTGTATAATTGGAGTTTATGCAATTAGCTTCAGTACATTTGACTTATATTTGCTTTTAGCATTCGGTATTATTGGTTATTTAATGAGACTTATTCAGTTTCCTGCAGCACCCCTTTTACTTGCATTTATACTTGGAGGTATGATGGAACAGGCTTTTAGACAATCACTAACTATTTCAAATGGAAGTCTGTCTATTTTTGCAACAAGTCCGATTGCAGCTGTCATGCTGGCAATTGCTTTCTTGTCTTTCCTAGTGCCAATTATTAAAAGTCGTAAATCAGGAAAAAAAGAGCAAGCAGAAAATAACAAAATTGCTTAGGTACCTGATTAAATGAAGATGAAAATCTTTTACAGTGTACTATGTTTAATGGCGATCATTTATGTAAAGGAAACGTTTTTAACAGACTTTACCACCGAGCAACAACTTACACTTTGTTTGTTAGCATTTGCTGTCTACTTGTGGGTAGCAGCACCAATCCCAACCGGTCCGACTAGTATTCTCCTGTTAGCCTGTATGCTCATTTTTAATCTAGTTGATAGTGTGGAAGATGCTTTGGTGGGATTTCTATCTCCAGCATTATATTTTATTTTACTGTTGTCGTTAATAAGTTACTCATTGGTACAGGTTGGTGTAGACAAAATAATTGCGCGGTTTTTAATCAAAATGAGTAAGGGTGGGCCAACCCTAATTGTAATTATGCTACCATTATTTATTTTAGTGTTACCGATTATTCTACCATCAGCAATTGCACGTTTTAAGATGTTGCTGCCAATAATTACGAAACTAAATCAGTACTATGGGTTCCCAGAAAAAAGTTTATTTGAAAAGTATAGTTTGTATGTTATAGGAATGCTCAATCAAAAAGCAACAATGATTATTTTTACCGGTGGAGGATTTCCGATTCTAGCTTCTCAATTATTAAAGGACTACGAGATTGCAGAAGTTGGATGGATGGATTGGTTTTTACATATCGGACCACCACTTTGGATTGGATCGATAATTGTTGCTATCTTTGTTTGGCAGTTTCTTAAGAAGATGTCTCCTAATGATGAATGGTATAATGAACGAAAGCCAATTGATTTTGTAGATCAAAAAGAAGATCGAATGCCACCTGCTTTCTGGGTGGTTATTATTAGTTTTTTACTAATGATAATGACATGGATTGTTACAGACCAGGGCAAGGTCCCATTAGTCTTACCACCAATGATTTTGGTTGTGCTTTATTCGCTTCCTAAACTTGGATTAATAACGAATAAAGTAATTCGTGATTATGATTGGGAAAACTTTTTATTACTTGGGTCATCATTTTCATTGGGAATGCTAATGGCGGAAAATGGAACGGCGAGTGTGTTAGCGCGGGAACTAATTAGCTTTGTTTCACCTGATGAGGGTATGACAGTGAAAATTATCGCTATTTCTCTACTTATTTTTTTATTACGGTTTTTATTTGTGGTTCCATCCTCAGCAATGATTGTTATTTTCCCAATTGTCATATCTTATTCAGAATTAATTGGTGTTCAACCTGAGAAACTCGCATTTTTAGTAATTATGATCATCGGTGGGGTTGTGGTGCTGCCAATTCATTCACCGACAGTTTACATGGCCTATGAAACTGGTATTTTTAAAAAGAAAGAACAGTATATCATAGGTGTATCTTCTAGTATTATTATAATGATAATCGCAATACTTGCATCACTTTATTATTGGTAAATTGGAGGGAATTTAATGATAACACTTACTACAGATACGGATCATTTACTTAATGAAATAGCAGAGTATGTGTTAAATGGAAAAATTGATAATGATGGTGCTATTGAGACGGCGTCACATGTTTTAATGGACACATTAGGTTGTGGGTTCTTAGCGTTAAGATATCCAGCGTGTACAAAACATCTTGGTCCAATTGTTCCAGGTACAGTTGTTCCAAATGGAAGTAGGGTTCCAGGTACACAATTTGAGTTAGATCCTGTTCAAGCAGCATTTAATATTGGAACAATGGTGCGATGGCTTGATTATAATGATACGTGGCTTGCAGCAGAATGGGGCCATCCTTCCGATAATTTAGGTGGAATATTAGCTGTTGCTGATTATGTAAGTCGGAAGAATATTGCAGATGGTAGGGCACCCCTTACAATGGAAGAGGTATTGATTTCAATGGTTAAGGCACATGAAATTCAGGGGATTTTAGCATTGGAAAATAGTTTGAATCGGCATGGTCTTGATCATGTGCTATATGTAAAAGTAGCTACCACGGCAGTTGTAACTCAAATGCTTGGTGGAACGAGGGAAGAAATTATTAATGCGTTATCAAATGCATGGATTGATAATTCAAGCTTACGTACTTACCGTCATTTCCCTAATGCGGGATCACGTAAATCCTGGGCTGCTGGTGATGCCACTAGTCGTGGCGTACGATTAGCACTAATGGCTGTTCATGGGGAAATGGGCTATAAAACAGCTCTTTCTGCAAAAGGCTGGGGATTTGAAGATGTGTTATTCGGTGGCAAGAAACTAGTATTAGGACAACCACTTGGTTCGTATGTAATGGAAAATATTCTTTTTAAAATTTCATACCCTGCAGAATTTCATGCTCAAACAGCAGCAGAATGTGCAGTAAAATTACACAATGAAACAGCAGGTCGAATTGATAAAATAGATAAAATTGTAATTACGACACATGAGTCTGCAATCCGTATCATTGATAAAACAGGACCGTTATATAATCCAGCAGATCGTGATCATTGTCTTCAATACATAACAGCTATTGGGCTGCTTTTCGGAGATATTACAGCAGACCATTATGAAGAGAAAACGGCGCAAAACCCACGTGTTGACCAACTACGTGATAAAATGGAAGTGGTAGAAAGTGAGCAATACTCGATTGATTATTTAGATTCCGAAAAACGTTCGATTGCAAATGCAGTTCAGGTTTTCTTTCAAGACGGAACATCTAGCGAAAAAGTTGTACGAGAATATCCATTAGGTCACCGTTTTCGTCGTAAAGAAGGAATTCCGAAATTAATGACTAAATTAAAAGCAAATCTGCAAACGAGATTTCCAGAAAAGCAAACAGCTGAAATTTATGCAATTTGTCAGGATCTTCCTTATTTAAAAAATATGTATGTTCATGATTTTATGAACAAATTGGTCATATAAGGGAGGGCGTAGTATGAGTTGGTTAACGCAAGAACACTCTTCACAAAAGGAATTAGCAACCGCTTTTATGAGACTGGTAGAAGAGCAATCAATCTTAAAAGTTCCTGGTGCACATGATGGAATGGCAGCATTAATAGCTAAGCAAGTAGGTTTTAAGGCTTTATACTTATCAGGTGCAGCCTATACGGCAAGTAAAGGACTACCCGATTTAGGGATTGTAAACTCGGAAGAAATAGCTTTGCGGGCAAAGGAAATTATACGTGCTACAAACTTACCACTGTTAGTAGATATTGATACTGGATATGGTGGCGTTTTAAATACAGTGAGAACTGCCAAAGAAATGATGGAGGTTAATGTAGCCGCCGTTCAAATTGAAGATCAGGATTCACCAAAAAAATGTGGGCACTTAAATGGGAAAAAGTTAGTAACCACTGACACAATGGTTGAGAAAATTAAGGCAATCAAAGAGGTTGCACCAACGTTGATTATTGTAGCAAGAACAGATGCACTGGGGGTAGAGGGAATAGAAAGCGCTATAGAGAGATCGAATGAATACGTTCAGGCTGGAGCAGATGTTATTTTTTCGGAAGCATTGACAAAAAAAGAAGAATTTGAGCAGTTTAAACAAAACGTGACTATTCCTTTGCTGGCGAATATGACTGAATTTGGAAAGACTCCATATTACAATGCAACAGAATTTGAGGATTTCGGGTATAGCTTAGTGATCTATCCTGTTTCCTCTTTACGCGTTGCTGCTAAAGCATATGAAAGAGTTTTCGTAGAATTACT contains:
- the prpB gene encoding methylisocitrate lyase — encoded protein: MSWLTQEHSSQKELATAFMRLVEEQSILKVPGAHDGMAALIAKQVGFKALYLSGAAYTASKGLPDLGIVNSEEIALRAKEIIRATNLPLLVDIDTGYGGVLNTVRTAKEMMEVNVAAVQIEDQDSPKKCGHLNGKKLVTTDTMVEKIKAIKEVAPTLIIVARTDALGVEGIESAIERSNEYVQAGADVIFSEALTKKEEFEQFKQNVTIPLLANMTEFGKTPYYNATEFEDFGYSLVIYPVSSLRVAAKAYERVFVELLEKGTQKDFLESMQTREELYETIDYYRYEELDKKIAKTKL